The window atcaataccctatagtgctggagatgatttgaaaattccaccctagtgtgttgaataacgggataccactatagtgcgtctactccgcggtgcggtgtatcgttagttactagtatttcactatgtttgacaggtgctgccatctttcaatagagataaaaactaattacaccaatacatcgcagtgcggtgtactcgcaaaatccatcaccgattcatacactgcactgcggtgtagacgcactgaaagggttaaagcaTTTTCGgtttagaaggagtttttGAGGAACCAAAGGGTCGTAGGGAGCCTGATATAACTTACCGGTTGTTTGATTAATGCAGGATTTGTGGCTAGATTCTCGTTGACCTCCACAAGACGTCCGTTTATACAACTATAAACAGTATAACAACTTCCATCAGTACAAGTTATCATGCACAGTTTAGAATCAGCCGTCATCCACTGACccccctgaaaaataaaaatatgaaaaattacaGTTCCAATCCCTGCcaagggaggaacgtggcagagtctcatgatgtcatcaggttcgaatccctgccaagggaggaacgtggcagagtctcacgacgacatcaggttcgaatccctgtcgagggaggaacgtggcagagtctcatgatgacatcgggttcgaatccctgccaagggaggaacgtggcagagtctcacgacgacattgggttcaaatccctgccgagggaggaacgtggcagagtctcgcgatgttatcaggtttgaatccctgccaagggaggaacgtggcagagccTCACGATgttatcaggttcgaatccctgccaagggaggaacgtggcagagtccaGCGATATAataaggttcgaatccctgccgagggaggaatGTGATAGAGTCTCGCGATGTCATCAGATCCGAATCTCTGATCCTCATTCCCAATTCTCACCTTTTTCCGTTTTCCGACAACTTTATTATTCAGTAAATTCGTGTTTTTCGTCACTTGGAAATCGACTTTCTCGATCGTTTTGTCGGCGGCGAGGATTGGATGAAATTGAGACAATGTCACGATACATAATCTGTAAAATGGAAACATAATCTGCAAAAAATCGAAAACAAGTGATTTTTCTCTAGGcctaattgaaaaattttctatAATCTTATCTTTCATTTAACTGCTTTACAAGATTAGGCTATTCTTAAATTCAGATGTTGGTTAAACTATTTTCTTTTCCCAAATTCTTGAATCGCACCATATCTTAGCACAGAAAATTAGTTATCAATTGGGCTGTAGCGCAATGAAATCTAGGTAGGAAAAAACTGTAATCGAAAGTCAAAAAAGTTTCTTCAGGCCATTCTTAGAATAGTGACACTTACTTATTTGAATGGCATAAGATTTTAAGGTCTTCGCTTTGAGCATCTTTCACATCTGAAAATGGAATATTGAATTCTTTTACGAAATCGACGGCCGATGCACAAAGCGTGATAAAAGGTTGTTGCCTTTTGGCGTAAGCTACATTCAGATTTGGTTTGAAAGGCAGAAAGGGAGAAAGGGATAGGGCAGAAAAAAGAGGCAGGATCGAAACCGACCAAGGAGAGAAAGATGAGGGAAAGCAAAGGCACCATCTCTACTAGCCTATGATACATTTAGCCAGAAATCGCGATTCTAAACTGGTAATTGGCATTTTGAATGAAGTTTCGGAAATCATTCTTAACGTCGAAACGGGTGCCcgcaaaataatgaaattgaaacggttcaataaagtttaaatttgtatttgtttATACCTGGCTTGTATCTGGCTGTGAAATACCTATCCTCGATTGTCGGCGCGGTTTTCGGTAAGAATTTCGATTCCATGGCGATACTGAAGCGTTCGTATAGTTTTCCAGCTTCCGCAGTGGCATTTTCGCCAGAATTCGGTTCTATGCAATTCATCGCCGATTTTTCGTCCATGGGCgctgccatcttgaattttctgcACGGACCGAGACGCGGACTGCGGTCTCAGGTAATCTCGCATACCAGGGTTAACTTCTGCCGACATTGCGCGCGTGCCGCGAGTTCCGACGGCGCGCGTtgcaaaatttaattctcctattcaattgaattagagTTCAGTGATGTTGTCAAATCCTGACTCACAGGAACTGCGTGGCTCCAGACTCAGAGAGTAACAAATGCCCAGAAATgcattgaaaaataacaacaacaaaaaaacacaaaatctACCATGCCATACTCGGGCAAAATATCACTTATACTTACACTTACACTTATACAACAAGAAGGAGCTCTCGCTGGGGGACGAACAAAGGATGTTCAGACACGGCCTGCTTCTCCCGGCCAGACCCGCAGATACACGTGTCCACACGTAACACAAAGTGACACGACCCAGATACTTCACAAGTACAGAAAATGTAAGATCGTTTCATACGAACCGTAACCAATTTTAGATAATAGGTCGTAGCCGTAACCGACATTTCCGGATTCTTAAACCGAcaattttaaaaactatagGCGACGGCATCCGACTACATCACCATGCACTTCGATTCATAATCAAACCCCGGCCTATTTCTGGTGGGTGTTTAGGGGCACgaaattatcaaatcaaaattaccCATCAAATATCAATCCAAGCAATGAAAATTCCCTTAAACCAAATAATCGAAAAATAGTGACACATTTCGACCTGTCTATAGAACTTACAAAGAAAAGAGATAATGCACCAATCATCGATGTGTGCCTGGTTGATAAGCTGACCGCGGCGCACACGATCGGGCACACCTCTTTCTGATGATCTAAATACATCCACGCTCTCGATGATAAACGGAAATCTCTCGCGTCGATATCTATCTACTGTTCGTCAGATCGCGGCGGACCAGAAGTCAGTCGAGTTAATCTCAAGTACTTTTATAATCTATAAATATAACATCTCTTCTTCCGAATGCGCGCTACGTGAACGCGGCCGCGTATTGAAAAACTTCTTGAGAGCTATACAGCATCAGTCTTTCTTATACCCTCCAGCGAGCGCGGGTGCGTGGGTCTTACTTCTGTCGACTCGGAGGTGGTGTTGCTGCTACGAAACGTTCAATCCTCGCAGTATTAAAAGCACACCTGTCGTTCTAACGAAAGGTTTATAGATACGTGCCGTGAAGTGGTGGGAGAGCTTTCGTTTTGTTGCTGATGATATGTACGTGAAGTTGATGTGCACGCGCGGCCAGGAAAAGATTTTCGTCAATAACATAAAGTAAAGACACCGGCACCGTCTTGAGATAGCGAGCGTTTGAGTTTCGAGACGATCAGTCAAACATCAACGGACGACAAGACTATCGCGTTGGATCTAATCAGTTAAGCTACACGAAGAGGATGCTAAACTTCGGATAATTTCACTTTCTCTGAAATTGGATCGGAATTTGCACAGGATTTACCGCCACGTGAGGTTTTACGATCAAACTCTGATATCTGACCAGTCTACGCGTGAAAGTCTGCCATTAATCCATCTCGAAATCCGACGAAAGTAAAGTTGGACGCGAGAAGTTTCAAAGATCTCAGTCCCTATTGTAAAATTCAGATTTTAGATTTTCCGTCCAGAAGTTCCGAGCTCGGTCGCTGACGCGGATATATAAAAACGCGTGGTCGGACCCATTGACAACGGCTTCAGCGCTCGCTAAATAATCAACGCATGATTCTAGGAAgtgaaagtttgatttaaaaatacCCGCTGTGTTGTTGTTGCCGATCGAGCGGTCATAAAGAGCATCGCATTTCAATCAGGAGCCAGCGAACGTTTCTTCCAGCAATCGTATAAAGCGAATTAGAAAACAAATCGAATCAGATCGGAAAAACTTTTCAGCAGATTTCGTTAAAATCAGTTATCGAATTATGGATAGTTCGCTGTTTGCGTTAGTTTGTCAGTATTTGGTCGTTATTTGTTGGATATTCGCCGGTTTAACGGGTAGTTTTAACGTCGATTTGAGAACGGCGTTCGTTCACAAGGGGAAGCCTGGCAGCATGTTCGGGTTTTCAGTAGCCGAACACAACGATCAGAATGTGAAATGGTAAGTAGGATGGAATATAAATACTTTTTCTTTAATCTCAGGATACAGGTCCACAGGTTaggagttagagttaactctgaattcAGGATCAAGGTCCACAGATTCGAGttacagttaactctgaattcagaatcaagttccacagttgtgagttgtgAGTCGATGGAATTGCTCGGAGTGGGGTTAGATTGCTCGAAATTCCAACATAATTTTAGTAACGAAACTTTCTAAAAAAGTTAACATCGAATCTGTACAAAagttcaaatcaattagccgGATCGGATGACCACGaaatattttatcagaacCCCCCGCTGAGATGTGACCCTCGGATCAACCTGTATGGGTTATATCTCGAAAACAAAGTTGCACAGTCAAGCCTCGTGGTCCTACAACCGATCTGGCAACGTTTGAtcggtctaagctcatttcggttctataaccaatctagcaactcaagaccagtctaagctcatttcggttctataaccaatctaacaacttaagaccagtctaagctcatttcggttctataaccaatgtaacaacttaagaccagtctaagctcattacagttctataaccaatctaacaacttaagaccagtctaagctcattacagttctataaccaatcaaacaacttcagaccagtctaagctcattatTTTGCGCCcatatctaacaacttaagatcagtgtTAAGATTCAAAAGACCACATGCGAAGTTTAAGTCACAACCGAGGAGCATATCAGCGCAGATCGCCAGacgaaatatgatacaatatagATGTTGTTTTCTGATCTGTATTATCAGATGATGGACTGATATTACATACGCGAGTTGGATATATACGATTTGTACTCGCTTTGCCGTTATAGTAAAGAGCGTTGTTTAGTCTGTGCGGCGTACTCCCACGATATATTCACAAGAGGAAAAGTTGAAATATGCGAACGATTTCGAAAACAACTGAAAGTTCAAAAACACGCGTTCATATtggtatatataaatattacacAAATACTGGTGGTCTCTCAGAGCCAGGCGTTTCCGTTCGTTCCCTGCTGGttgaaatttgactcgggaatttaaaaagatttaactcaTACGCCAAGAGTCAACTGCGCGAATAAACATCATCAGATAAGATCGCCTGGACCCAGTTATATAGTAAACCGTTAAGATTTGTAtcaaattgataatatatCTCTGGAATTGATATTGTAGAAATACAGTGGAACTtcattacaacgaacttcaggggcCCAGGAAATCTGatctcaggatccagttccacgttgtgagtttgagttaacactgaactcaggatccagttccacatttgtgaGTTTCAGTTAAcactgaactcaggatccagttccacgttgtgagtttgagttaacactgaactcaggatccagttccacatttgtgaGTTTCAGTTAACACTGatctcaggatccagttccacagttgattttcagttaacactgaactcaggatccagtttcacagttgtgagtttcaGTTAACTCTGAATTCAAATCACTTCAGTTTCGATGAGTTGAATCAAATTTTTCGATTCGAGTCAAATTCAATCAGACCAGAACCGTCGAACGATAGGCCCTCTGGGTTCTACATGGTCCAACCCTTGCGTGGAAATTAAAGTCGTTTTTCAGTTGAGAATTAGATAAACATCTCACAGTTacataatttgtattcatCCTAACTGTTTATAGAATTTTGTGGTTTCTATGGAACCCCTGTTTGTTTTCATATGTCACTTGTTCTGTTTACATTTATTCTGACACATCGCTTTTGTTTATGTCCTGTTTGTTCTGTTTTCTGGTCATtgcacctgatgatggctgttagtcaacagccgaaacgttgcggtttcactctaataaattatttcctataaaatttgaattgcgGGACTTCTCCAATTAATCTCACATCCGAGAGTTAATTGATACGTGTCAGAAATGATTGGTCGAAAGCCACCGGTTTTATTTCTCCGCGATAAGAGATGATGGAAAATCTTCTCGCTCctgcaacagcagcaacagcagcagcagcagtagcgcGTGAAACGTAAACAATCCGTCTTAGCGATTTAACAGTACAGGAACTGTTGCGCGCTAATGATGTAACATTTCTTCGATCTATCTTTAAAGAGAGGGCTCCTTGTTCGTTATAGTGTGTTACTAGGTAACTCTTTCGCCCGTTGACGATGAGAAGGTGAGAGAGGATGAGAGGAGGGCTTTCTGTAACTGGGTGAGAGTTCCCAAAGTTTATGATGgcgggagggagagggggagagaagGGCTCGCTGTTACTGGATTTCTCCTTGCCCGTTTGGAATGGAGAGCGAGaaagggggagggagagagagagagaggggactccctgtttattattttcttatcgGTAACTGGGGAAATGTTTCCAGTTTTATATTGGAGAGGGAGAGACGGGATTGGGGTTTCCCTGTTCATAAACTGGGCTGAAACATCTGTaggtacttcgatttccgatatCAAAATCGAACCCCCAGCAGGTGTGGTGAGTTTGTAAGGGATCCACCAAAtcgaaaacaaatcaaacgaaatctaccaatcaaataaataaaaggGCCAATCTCTctattttaaaaacatctcTGAGGTCCGCGTTCTTCACGGAGACTCTTTAGGTCTTGTTTAGATAAAgggatttatttcatttcaaaatatatcgaGTGTATTATTAATCACTGTTATATCAACCCTTCAAGTACATGTTCATGATGTTTACTTCTGCATACAATAGTTAAATCTTCAACAACCTTTCAACTACTTCATAGAAAACAAATCCCCGAATCGTTAGAGCGACCTCTTTTAGAAATCAAAACAGACGATTTAGTTTTGACAACAAACCGTAACATCCTCGATTGCTGGGTCGCGAATTACGTACTTGTCTTGACACGTGACACGTGACACATTCCAGGCGCGCTCGTTATAGGCTGTTCTATATCCGATGACCGGCGAATCTATCGTGACGTAAGCAAAACAGTTCACAGCCTGATCAGAATAACCGTTGCATCCGGTGGCACTTAATGACCTTTTGTAACCGGGGGCTACTGTGTCAACACCTGCGCGGTAGACCTACTGACACGCGTTCGTGTCAAGATTTTTGATAATCGAAGAAGTCCGACAATTCGACTTTATTTTTAACGATAAggtttattattttgaaaccacgacgtttcggctgttgactaacggCCGTCATCAGATGGAATTCCACaaaattcgaattgtgggacttcttcgATTATCCACAGTGTACGGATTGTTTCATTCGAATACTAAGATGTTTGATAATTTGTTGAAAGTATTCACGGCTGaagtatgattttattttgctgTAACTGTCACTAAAGAGAGTTGAGTTCTCAGTGGatacttgagcggagtctgtGAATATAACCGTGGACCCCGGTATTGCAATAACTATTCGCTGATCGAAAGTTAACAAGATGTAAAGGAGGGAATCCTACAATTCTAACAGCTTCAGTCAGCTTCTACGGTTCTGCGGTTTTGAGTTAGAATTTAACTAGCTAATTGTTATCTCGGAGTACCCCCCCCCTCTGCAATAAAAGCTAAAACCTTCCTAAGTCCTGGAAATCGTTGTATCCACGGTCACTCCTAGTTTAAACAAGACACCTGGCGATCCGAGTTTAAAACCAATATATGGCACACTGTAGTGAATATCAGACATTTTTTAAGAATGTATACTCATGTAtggttgatttgattttttcagGGTATTGATCGGGGCCCCGCGAGCTCAGACGAGACAAGCGTCGGTAACTAAAGCCGGGGCGGTATATAGATGTAAACCTGACGACCCCAGGTGTGGGATAGTACCGTTCGACACGaaaggtaggcctatataaaaaTGCATCCCTGTATCGTTTATGTCGAGAATCCCGCGCTAACTGGTTTCGTTGGGACAGGTCGTGACTAGAGGGTTTGTATGGGACACACCAATTTTTTACAGAATCAGCCAAAAATAGATGAGACCGAAAAAATCACCTCTATTTCGAgatcaaaacatttgaaatgatagtAGAATAGCCACACTTAAACGTggagaattgattatatgataAATCATTGTGAACATCTTAGAGATGATGTCGAATATTTTGAAGGTCGCGTCCTCTGTGTTTGATTTTGAGAATCTATGAACACAAGTaacttgaaataaaatcattctcTATTCCGAGATCGAGCAGAAAATGATGTCCTAGCTGTGGAACCGGGAAACAAATTCGACTGCGTTGATAATGTTGTTAAGCTTTTTCTAAAATTGTGGGTGTTTTCGTGTAGGTCCCGACACGACGTGGAACGGTACCATGTACGTACCTAGTGAAGATAAGTCATTCCAATGGTTCGGAGCCACTTTATCGGCGTCGGAAAACGGAGTTATAGTGGTGAGTACATTATTTAACACTCAATGTTCACGGCATCTTGCCCCTCGACCCGCCGAGCGCCGCTAGGAACCCTGTATCGAAAACTGGTTCCGTTTTCGATGAAGAACCATCTACAAAAAAATCTGCCGCCGTTGTGATTCGAAACCCAGGGATTGACGAGAGACCACCAGCTTCCGGTTTCACGAacaagtttaagcctaaaacggttaagtttgaattgttgtcctcatcgaAAACacgaagtaaccaatggcaatagcaattacaccaaaaatttgagtttaactttttaaaaactgggtccagtgcGTTTTTTCGAATCAGTGACGACTGCTACTCTCTTAGCTTCCGATTAACGATTAACtaaaccccctccccctaaccccctccccctaaCCCCCTCCCCTAACCACCTCTCCCTAACCCCCTCTCCCTAACCCCCTCTCCctaaccccctccccctaaCCCCCTGCCTTGAAAACATCGTTCCTGATGAAAATACCCCCAGCAGCGCTGCAGCTCAGGGGAATAAAAACTACATCGATTAATTGACTTAATATTTCCTTCATCTGAGTCGAATATGAAAACAGACACTCCGGCAAggtatatttttatttctagctATTTTCTCTGTTATCTCAGGCCCTAAGCTGCGTCCACGCTGCTGCtgcactgctgctgctgctgctgctgctgctgctgctgctgctgctgctgctgctgctgctgctgctgctgctgctgctggtgttgCTGTGCTTTCTGTTATCTCAAAGGCCACATCAAAACAACCGCCGCCTCtactcaaatatttttttttccaatctagttgattttgttttcatttgggGCGTATGACTGTATGTAAATTTGGAGTATGTTGTGTTAATTTActtagtgaaaatatatctgaTCATGAAATTAAACCACAGTTAGATTTCTAAAATGGTACCCTAGGCTGTTAGCTATCTGCAACAGCTCTTTGGAATATTGAATTTTAGGGGGAGGGGTATTcggatatatatttttttttgttatttttggaGTTGATTGGCGTTCGTAGGTTCGGGGTTTAAATGGTATTGTTTCTCTTGGTAAGAGGTGGACAaatcatgaaaaatataaatttaaaaaaccaCTAAAGTTTAAAAGACTAAAAGCTAATTtagtttaatttatttcaaaataaaatcacaCCTGACGCTGATCTCTGGCCGAGAGTTCGAAACGTTGATaaataaaattgttttcaatCTTGGACGTTCGGTAAATTAGCGGGTTTAAAACTTATTATTATCTGTTCACCACGTCAGAATGTGACTATAATCTACCATATAAATAATATACATCgggatgaaatatcaaatacgtaATAGTACAGATTTGTTGTTGGCGATATCAATTTATGACCGCGATCAATTCATAACCCGGTTTATGGAACAGTGTAGGAACAAAAAAGATCAGGATGCATTTAAACGGACAGACGTCAGCGACGCGTTTATCCTAATTTCTGTTAATAGTAGCAGAAAATTGTCGCATTTTTAGCGGATGGCATGTGAAATGAGTCACGTTGTTTTCTGAATTGTTCATTTCAAACCCGGAGATGCGTGAATGAAACCGTCTATTCGCGTTTCAGCTTCTACAATAGATCCAGTGATTGAAACAATCGGGCCGTTCCCAGAAATTCCTAAAAAAAATAAGGACCTATATTTGTATAATTGTGGCTTTgataattgtttattttattgtGTCTGATTATTATTCCGTGGTTTAAACGATCCTAGATAGGAAAATATATCGCTGGTAATCTTGTTCATGAAAACTCTATTCGTAGAaatctgggcccagttccgcagtcgtgagttaagatttgactctgagttaaaacaatgaaaaatga is drawn from Tubulanus polymorphus chromosome 10, tnTubPoly1.2, whole genome shotgun sequence and contains these coding sequences:
- the LOC141912051 gene encoding protein Abitram-like, whose product is MAAPMDEKSAMNCIEPNSGENATAEAGKLYERFSIAMESKFLPKTAPTIEDRYFTARYKPDVKDAQSEDLKILCHSNKLCIVTLSQFHPILAADKTIEKVDFQVTKNTNLLNNKVVGKRKKGGQWMTADSKLCMITCTDGSCYTVYSCINGRLVEVNENLATNPALIKQPTHACGYIAVIFPRLENYDQQMSKLTSADDYRRIVNERVNMAASQPEPVEKLDDETTTTSGAVIDGENTDEAPPTSVEMTTRNTNGVPANHIQNDLAAT